The Naumovozyma dairenensis CBS 421 chromosome 3, complete genome genome has a window encoding:
- the BBC1 gene encoding Bbc1p (similar to Saccharomyces cerevisiae BBC1 (YJL020C); ancestral locus Anc_5.170), translating into MSEPAPPFKVVAQFPYQSGYEDDLNFEKDQVITVTSIEDDEWYYGEYNDGTHVLEGIFPKSFVAVALEKEPTQKQLPTVQPVEPEHVLSKSLPQEDVITDIPPVPHTVSNDQSPVKNKLARKPSLPKEFVPTNNEEHPIVKQDHAEEDLPKMSLKERIALLQEQQRLQAQQDEEKAKQQQHHHHEKAQRRQSAEVFSSMEENHSIDHASAHESINEPIQESNEIDELLNDSEGKREDEVDHDSISIKKTNVESLSINQENREQEAQNDNAHENSSSADENDEESEEEDTEETRRTALRDRMAKLSGAGRFGTAVGFNPFGAPAAAAGDTTGTKKKKKKEPKINEASESERENLPQAIPIMPFADPNALSFLNQKLTDEKNEEIESPPVPEEGESDKKKSDPTVSLEEETAKSHAYHKFVKPSSISSATKSIEAEENEGDFYDTESTIPNPNIPKEEPHVLNAKKEVEASDHKLTESHTDLPDSKSRFNPASPDVPILPHPQKTLDPTRSIPEEEIDTTVDMPPSAPPPPRKTSIDEERDDTMAIPPLPVRNYEDQSIMANIIQPHASTLPSLSVETPHVPPIPSAPFPPLLGAQQGDEVAQPPLPRAPPPPPSLPEFTNRYSTAFPLPVEDADDVTDKFSTPPDISIPPPPLPPSTSKAMPPPPPIPSVPAAEPRHDVNTSSIGTHKDNEQNKSIHTIETQTEPFPSIMRRSTTTATEFKGSSSNMEIPFDAQATWWYEKQAPPDLKYKHIFEIDDNVIHKRSNETWIVRDYYILFEDYSQLQISLIFNKSSPHESVICQQNFKESTNSNITDADLENFSKRFNGIIAQKAHSKIGSQTQGMSGKFVSLIFRDIAKESGILPPIASRTFGVSILDYKADGSTSIDGNLLKKIRSGDILVVRKGRFESHNKLGMKDVISVGMDVPHSSIITEYDFTKGKFRVIEEHAGKIVQASYKVDHMKSGKLKVFRAVPRKYIGW; encoded by the coding sequence TTGGAAGGTATTTTTCCCAAAAGTTTCGTTGCAGTAGCTTTGGAAAAAGAACCTACCCAAAAACAACTACCAACTGTGCAACCTGTAGAACCTGAACATGTGTTGTCCAAATCTCTTCCTCAAGAAGATGTTATTACTGACATTCCGCCTGTCCCACATACTGTTTCTAACGACCAATCTCCAGTAAAGAACAAATTGGCTAGGAAGCCATCCTTACCCAAGGAATTTGTTCCAACTAACAACGAGGAACATCCGATCGTTAAACAAGACCACgctgaagaagatttaCCAAAGATGAGcttgaaagaaagaattgcTTTGttacaagaacaacagAGGCTACAAGCTCAACaggatgaagaaaaagccaaacaacagcagcatcatcatcatgaGAAAGCACAACGTAGACAGTCTGCAGAGGTGTTCTCAAGCATGGAGGAAAATCACTCTATTGATCATGCATCTGCTCATGAGAGCATAAATGAACCTATTCAAGAAAGTAATGAGATTGACGAACTTTTAAATGATAGTGAAGGAAAGAGAGAAGATGAAGTTGACCATGACTCTATCAGTATCAAGAAGACAAACGTAGAAAGTCTCTCAAttaatcaagaaaatagaGAGCAAGAAGCtcaaaatgataatgcCCACGAAAATAGCAGTTCGGCAGATGAAAATGACGAAGAaagtgaagaagaagacaCCGAAGAAACACGTCGAACTGCTTTGAGAGACAGAATGGCTAAGCTATCAGGTGCTGGTAGATTCGGTACCGCTGTCGGATTCAACCCGTTTGGTGCGCCAGCGGCAGCTGCAGGTGATACTACTGGgacaaaaaagaaaaagaaaaaagaaccTAAAATTAATGAGGCATCAGAAtcagaaagagaaaatttACCACAAGCCATCCCAATTATGCCTTTCGCAGATCCAAATGccctttcttttttgaacCAAAAATTAACTGACgagaaaaatgaagaaatagaaaGTCCTCCTGTCCCTGAGGAAGGAGAATCggacaaaaaaaaatcagaTCCCACAGTTTCACTGGAAGAGGAAACTGCTAAATCCCATGCCTACCACAAATTCGTAAAACCATCgtcaatttcttcagcAACGAAAAGCATTGAAGCAGAAGAAAATGAGGGAGATTTCTATGATACTGAATCAACAATCCCGAATCCTAACATTCCAAAGGAAGAACCTCATGTGTTAAATGCTAAGAAAGAAGTAGAAGCCTCGGACCACAAATTGACCGAGAGCCACACAGATTTGCCTGACTCAAAGTCCAGATTTAACCCGGCTTCACCCGATGTTCCAATTCTACCTCATCCGCAAAAAACACTGGATCCAACGCGTAGTATTcctgaagaagaaatcgaTACCACAGTAGACATGCCTCCCTCAGCTCCACCTCCTCCTCGCAAAACTTCTATCGATGAAGAACGAGACGATACTATGGCTATCCCACCTCTTCCAGTCCGGAATTATGAGGACCAAAGTATCATGGCTAACATTATTCAACCCCATGCCTCTACTTTGCCTTCTCTATCTGTTGAAACACCACATGTACCTCCGATCCCATCTGCCCCATTTCCGCCATTATTAGGTGCGCAGCAAGGTGATGAGGTAGCACAGCCTCCGTTGCCAAGAGCTCCACCACCTCCACCTTCTCTCCCTGAATTCACGAATCGTTACTCGACAGCTTTTCCTCTACCGGTAGAAGATGCTGACGATGTTACAGATAAGTTTTCAACTCCACCAGATATTTCTATTCCGCCTCCACCTCTTCCTCCATCTACTTCAAAAGCAATGCCTCCACCACCACCAATCCCATCAGTACCTGCAGCTGAGCCACGTCATGATGTAAACACATCATCGATTGGCACTCATAAAGACAATGAACAAAATAAGTCGATTCACACTATAGAAACACAAACTGAACCCTTTCCCAGTATTATGAGAAGGTCGACAACTACAGCTACAGAATTTAAGGGATCTTCCTCAAATATGGAGATTCCGTTTGACGCACAAGCCACATGGTGGTATGAGAAACAAGCTCCTCCAGATTTGAAATACAAACAcatctttgaaattgatgacAATGTTATACATAAGAGATCTAATGAAACATGGATAGTCAGAGactattatattttatttgaagattatTCGCAATTacaaatttctttaatattcaataagAGCTCACCGCATGAATCGGTCATATGTCAACaaaattttaaagaaagtACTAATTCCAATATTACAGATGCCGATTTAGAGAACTTTTCTAAAAGATTCAATGGTATCATTGCACAAAAGGCGCATTCAAAGATAGGATCGCAAACCCAAGGAATGTCGGGCAAATTTGTCAGTTTAATCTTTAGAGATATTGCAAAGGAAAGTGGCATTCTTCCCCCTATCGCATCGAGGACCTTCGGTGTTTCAATTCTTGATTATAAAGCAGATGGTTCTACCTCCATTGAtggtaatttattaaagaaaataagatCAGGTGACATTCTTGTGGTTAGAAAGGGTCGATTTGAAAGCCATAATAAATTAGGAATGAAAGATGTCATCTCTGTTGGTATGGATGTTCCCCATTCATCTATAATCACAGAATATGATTTTACTAAAGGTAAATTCAGAGTTATCGAGGAACATGCCGGTAAAATCGTACAGGCTAGTTACAAGGTTGATCATATGAAATCAGGTAAACTAAAGGTTTTCAGAGCCGTAccaagaaaatatataggATGGTAA
- the LSO1 gene encoding Lso1p (similar to Saccharomyces cerevisiae YGR169C-A and YJR005C-A; ancestral locus Anc_5.173) — protein sequence MHKSGKRYSETAAKVAAGRARKRKQAYEKERAEREKAAEEEAKKWEQGAREPNQKKLLEDKKSKRS from the coding sequence ATGCATAAATCAGGTAAAAGATATTCGGAAACCGCTGCAAAGGTTGCTGCTGGTAGAGCCAGAAAGAGAAAGCAAGCCtatgaaaaggaaagagCTGAAAGGGAAAAGGCTGCAGAGGAAGAAGCTAAGAAATGGGAACAAGGTGCTCGTGAACCAAATCAAAAGAAGCTATTAGAAGACAAAAAAAGCAAGAGAAGTTAA
- the PET130 gene encoding Pet130p (similar to Saccharomyces cerevisiae PET130 (YJL023C); ancestral locus Anc_5.172) produces MNSSRPLLHLELKFLDIGKHEVQILPVTDFTRAVSPRRAQRVGALHKIGNTFIQPFGNVDLASSLKPHSQLKGLVKEIENSFVRGSKSYTYYKCKYFTLNYYPPSHFLSLFRKSKPAVSVTPTKKPPAIFNGKLLQNNIKQEDLALISRIYSDSRKQYPRNYSFWRRNSRRILRDEFQMEWCALYGHIAVDEQIAMKRALTSEKTVELKDYKWLDDKGRTKIGVSKDGFYSYQLHYFPVSYNWDEFLSELRKSVRVVAYLKWKKFECDPNTKKKSNQNVNDSVNIDRFNRILEEIDMPIRLVRTRNIDTVTASASDDDTTNTITADNSSDL; encoded by the coding sequence ATGAACAGCAGCAGACCCTTACTGCATTTGGAATTGAAATTCCTCGACATTGGAAAGCATGAAGTACAAATATTACCTGTAACGGATTTCACAAGAGCTGTATCTCCTCGAAGAGCGCAGAGAGTCGGAGCTTTACATAAAATAGGGAACACTTTTATTCAGCCATTTGGGAATGTTGATTTGGCATCTTCTTTGAAACCACATTCTCAACTAAAGGGACTtgtaaaagaaattgaGAATTCTTTTGTCCGTGGCTCTAAAAGCTATACATATTataaatgtaaatatttcacATTAAACTACTATCCACCTAGCCATTTCCTGTCTCTTTTCCGAAAGAGTAAACCTGCTGTCTCTGTTACTCCTACGAAGAAACCTCCTGCTATTTTCAACGGCAAATTGCTTcagaataatattaaacaGGAAGATCTTGCGTTAATATCTAGAATATATTCAGATTCAAGGAAACAATATCCGAGGAACTATTCATTTTGGAGAAGGAATAGTCGTCGTATTTTGAGAGATGAGTTTCAGATGGAATGGTGTGCCCTCTATGGACATATAGCTGTCGATGAACAAATAGCTATGAAAAGAGCTTTGACATCTGAAAAAACCgttgaattgaaagattacAAATGGCTGGATGATAAAGGAAGGACAAAAATTGGTGTATCTAAAGATGGATTCTATTCTTACCAATTACATTATTTCCCTGTGTCATATAATTGGGATGAATTCCTTTCAGAACTTAGGAAAAGTGTTAGAGTTGTAGCTTATTTGAAGTGGAAGAAATTTGAATGTGACCCCAATACGAAAAAGAAATCGAACCAGAATGTAAATGATTCCGTAAATATTGATAGATTCAATAGAATTCTTGAAGAGATCGATATGCCGATTCGTTTAGTACGAACACGCAATATAGATACGGTTACTGCATCTGCTTCCGACGATGATACTACCAATACCATCACTGCTGATAACAGTTCGGATTtataa